In the Candidatus Nitrospira nitrosa genome, one interval contains:
- a CDS encoding 3-oxoacyl-ACP synthase III family protein, with protein sequence MAVVKTTGARIAGICTCVPSRRFDNVRDSSAFTEEEVRKVTGMAGVSSRHIAGETICSSDLCIAAAQRLLDRLRWHPGSIDAVIMVTQTPDYFLPSTACVIHHRLNLADHCAAFDVGLGCSGYPYGMWLAAMMLQGGGMRRVLVLHGETPTRFSDQSDRSVSLLFGDAGSATALESTGLTEPTWHYALHSDGGGYNSMIIQSGGFRNRFEQDRHKHSVSMNGALIFNFTIKRVPTLIDETLKAASVGTDDIDYFILHQSNQFIMKHLCVKQSLPAEKVPIILRHFGNTGGASIPLAMTQGHLMRPRDRSLRLMLLGYGVGLSWGSALVDLDSNAILDSLELDNTSQVLT encoded by the coding sequence ATGGCAGTTGTTAAGACAACCGGGGCTAGAATCGCAGGGATCTGTACCTGCGTACCAAGCAGGCGGTTTGACAATGTGAGGGACTCTTCTGCTTTTACGGAAGAGGAAGTTCGAAAAGTGACCGGTATGGCCGGTGTTTCGAGCCGCCATATCGCAGGGGAAACCATCTGCAGCAGCGATCTCTGCATTGCCGCGGCTCAACGCCTGTTGGATCGATTGCGGTGGCATCCGGGATCCATAGATGCCGTTATTATGGTGACGCAGACCCCTGATTACTTTCTGCCTTCCACCGCTTGTGTGATTCATCATCGTCTAAACCTTGCCGATCATTGTGCCGCCTTCGATGTGGGGCTTGGTTGTTCCGGCTATCCCTATGGTATGTGGTTGGCCGCAATGATGCTGCAGGGGGGAGGAATGCGTCGGGTATTGGTGCTTCACGGAGAGACACCGACCCGGTTTTCCGATCAATCTGATCGTTCGGTGTCCCTGCTGTTTGGAGATGCCGGATCGGCCACTGCGTTGGAATCGACGGGCCTGACGGAACCGACCTGGCACTATGCCTTACATTCGGACGGCGGCGGATACAACTCGATGATTATCCAGTCTGGTGGGTTCCGGAATCGATTTGAACAGGACAGACACAAACATAGCGTCTCGATGAACGGCGCGCTCATTTTTAATTTTACAATCAAACGGGTTCCTACACTGATCGATGAGACATTGAAGGCTGCATCCGTGGGCACCGACGATATCGACTACTTCATCCTGCATCAATCCAACCAATTCATCATGAAACATCTGTGTGTGAAGCAATCCCTTCCTGCAGAAAAGGTTCCAATCATTCTTCGACACTTTGGGAATACCGGAGGAGCATCGATCCCTCTGGCGATGACACAAGGGCATCTCATGAGGCCTCGGGATCGCTCACTCCGGCTGATGCTGTTGGGGTACGGGGTCGGGTTATCGTGGGGGTCGGCGTTGGTAGACTTGGATTCAAATGCCATCTTAGATTCTTTGGAGTTGGATAATACGTCACAGGTGTTGACGTGA
- a CDS encoding acyltransferase: protein MLTEKPRIPVRDVLLFGLWPSFIKKWLYRLRGYRIGKHVSIGWGSVICGDRVSIGEHTSIGFLTVIRGKDIAIGAHVQIGSTTFLDTPYLQIGEGSKINEQVFVGGLQFPDSRFVLGRNCQIMQMSFINPARSIVVGDDSGIGGHCLIFGHNSFLSAFEGYGVEFEPIEIGHSVSLAWGVFVLPKTKIGDGAVVGARSVVQGTIPPRSLAVGFPARIISKAPDFPKHLSDTQKLELFRKIVREMIHFFMDSGLCCKQEGTRYRVSKPSTKWWCKTDDSWSLEVVESDMRTETHQPTFDSVDVVLSLWDIPDETRQHLHAQGTTWIEIAKKEQSRRSNALGDEVAHFLKRYGVRTFRIPPLSLPPVSS, encoded by the coding sequence GTGTTGACTGAGAAACCGCGCATCCCAGTTCGGGACGTTCTTCTATTCGGCCTTTGGCCGAGCTTCATCAAAAAGTGGCTCTATCGTCTGCGCGGATATCGCATCGGGAAGCATGTTTCAATCGGATGGGGTTCGGTCATCTGTGGAGATCGGGTCAGTATTGGAGAACACACATCAATCGGTTTTCTGACCGTCATACGCGGCAAAGACATCGCAATCGGTGCTCATGTCCAAATCGGTTCTACGACCTTCTTGGACACTCCGTATCTACAGATTGGGGAAGGCAGCAAGATCAACGAACAGGTGTTCGTCGGCGGCTTGCAGTTTCCGGACTCCCGCTTCGTGCTTGGACGTAACTGCCAGATCATGCAGATGTCCTTCATCAATCCGGCTCGGTCTATCGTCGTGGGAGATGATTCGGGGATCGGAGGACACTGTTTGATCTTCGGCCATAATTCTTTTTTGAGCGCCTTCGAGGGCTATGGGGTGGAATTTGAGCCGATTGAGATCGGCCACAGCGTCTCCCTAGCATGGGGCGTCTTTGTTCTTCCAAAAACTAAAATCGGCGACGGCGCAGTGGTAGGAGCCAGGTCCGTCGTCCAAGGCACAATCCCACCCCGGTCGTTAGCCGTAGGCTTTCCGGCTCGGATCATCAGCAAAGCGCCTGACTTTCCGAAACACCTGTCCGATACGCAGAAGCTTGAGCTGTTCCGAAAGATCGTGAGGGAAATGATTCACTTCTTCATGGACTCCGGCCTCTGTTGCAAACAAGAGGGAACTCGGTACCGTGTATCTAAACCATCGACCAAGTGGTGGTGCAAGACCGACGATTCCTGGAGCTTGGAAGTCGTCGAGAGCGATATGCGGACGGAGACTCATCAACCTACATTCGATTCAGTCGATGTGGTACTGAGTCTTTGGGACATTCCCGACGAGACGCGACAGCACTTGCATGCCCAAGGTACAACCTGGATCGAGATCGCCAAGAAGGAGCAATCTCGTCGGTCGAACGCGTTGGGTGATGAAGTCGCGCATTTCTTGAAACGTTATGGCGTGCGGACATTTCGAATCCCTCCACTTTCCCTACCTCCTGTGTCGAGTTGA
- a CDS encoding carbamoyltransferase family protein — MYILGISAYYHDSAACLVKDGMILAAAQEERFTRRKHDPGFPARAVRYCLAQAGIGVQDLKYMVFYDKPLVKFERLMETYVGFAPSGVQSFLAAMPVWLKEKLLLRNALNNALLTCADGLQKSDLPELLFGEHHESHAASAFFASPYQRAGVLCMDGVGEWATTSAWLGDGNALTPLWEIPFPHSLGLLYSAFTYYTGFKVNSGEYKVMGLAPYGSPKYVKAIYDHLLDLKPDGTFRMNMDYFNYCTGLTMTSRKFDDVFGGPPRKPETQLTQREMDLARSIQEVTEEVMLRLSNTMHRETGVDYLCLAGGVALNCVGNGRILREGPFRGLWIQPAAGDAGGALGAALSAWHQHEGQPRTADNVTDRMSGSYLGPAFSNDQVEARLKAIGAVYERLNDDELFNCVANDLAGEKVVGWFQERMEFGPRSLGGRSILGDARSAKMQSVMNRKIKYRESFRPFAPSVLRESVSDYFQMDCDSPYMLLVAPVQERRRLPFDPGQRDLWGIDLLNVPRSEIPAVTHIDYSARVQTVHKETNPRYYRLLKAFEGKTGCPVLVNTSFNVRGEPIVCTPEDAYRCFMRTEMDLLVLENCVLRKEDQKPLKEDSDWRNEFALD, encoded by the coding sequence ATGTACATACTCGGCATTTCTGCTTATTACCATGACAGCGCGGCTTGTCTTGTCAAAGACGGCATGATTCTCGCTGCAGCTCAGGAAGAACGCTTTACGCGACGAAAGCATGATCCGGGGTTCCCTGCCAGGGCTGTGCGTTACTGCCTCGCCCAGGCCGGCATTGGGGTTCAGGATTTGAAATATATGGTCTTCTATGACAAACCCCTTGTGAAGTTTGAACGCCTGATGGAAACCTATGTTGGATTTGCGCCTAGTGGGGTGCAATCGTTTCTGGCGGCGATGCCGGTTTGGCTGAAAGAGAAGTTGCTGCTGCGCAACGCTCTCAACAATGCGCTTCTGACTTGTGCTGATGGATTACAGAAATCCGATCTTCCCGAGCTGTTGTTCGGAGAGCATCACGAATCCCATGCTGCCTCGGCATTTTTCGCATCACCGTATCAGAGAGCCGGTGTCCTCTGCATGGATGGGGTGGGTGAGTGGGCCACCACCTCGGCATGGCTGGGAGACGGTAACGCGCTGACACCTCTCTGGGAAATTCCCTTTCCGCATTCATTGGGACTGCTCTACTCAGCCTTCACCTATTACACGGGATTCAAGGTCAATTCTGGTGAGTATAAAGTAATGGGATTGGCGCCCTATGGGAGCCCCAAGTATGTGAAGGCTATTTACGACCATCTGTTGGATCTCAAGCCTGACGGTACGTTCCGGATGAATATGGATTACTTCAACTACTGCACAGGCCTGACTATGACCAGCCGGAAATTTGATGACGTGTTCGGAGGCCCGCCCAGGAAGCCTGAAACACAGTTGACTCAGCGCGAGATGGATCTCGCGCGCTCTATACAAGAAGTGACGGAAGAAGTGATGCTGCGTCTGTCAAACACCATGCATCGTGAAACCGGGGTTGATTATCTGTGTCTGGCGGGAGGAGTGGCCTTGAACTGTGTCGGCAACGGCCGGATCCTACGAGAAGGTCCCTTCAGAGGCCTTTGGATTCAGCCGGCCGCCGGCGATGCGGGAGGAGCACTAGGCGCAGCGCTCAGTGCCTGGCACCAACATGAAGGACAACCACGAACAGCAGATAATGTCACAGATCGGATGAGCGGGAGTTATCTCGGACCTGCGTTCTCGAATGACCAGGTCGAGGCGAGGCTGAAGGCGATTGGCGCTGTCTATGAGCGACTCAACGACGATGAACTATTCAATTGTGTGGCAAATGATCTAGCCGGAGAAAAGGTTGTGGGGTGGTTTCAGGAACGCATGGAGTTCGGCCCGCGCTCGTTAGGTGGACGCAGTATCTTGGGAGACGCCCGAAGTGCGAAGATGCAATCTGTTATGAACCGTAAAATTAAATACCGCGAATCGTTCAGACCTTTTGCGCCCTCCGTGTTGAGGGAAAGTGTCTCCGACTATTTCCAGATGGATTGCGACAGTCCCTATATGTTGCTGGTTGCGCCAGTACAAGAGAGGCGCCGCTTGCCATTTGATCCTGGCCAGCGAGACCTCTGGGGAATCGACTTACTGAACGTTCCTCGTTCCGAGATCCCAGCCGTCACTCACATCGACTACTCGGCAAGAGTCCAGACCGTGCACAAGGAGACGAATCCACGATACTACCGGCTGCTGAAAGCCTTTGAGGGGAAGACGGGTTGCCCGGTTCTGGTCAATACGTCGTTCAACGTCCGTGGCGAGCCGATCGTGTGCACCCCGGAGGATGCCTACCGATGCTTCATGCGGACGGAGATGGATCTATTAGTGCTCGAGAACTGCGTACTAAGGAAAGAGGATCAGAAGCCACTCAAAGAAGACTCCGATTGGAGGAATGAATTTGCTCTGGACTAA
- a CDS encoding SxtJ family membrane protein has translation MSQDQSATKKELRSFGLLVGAVFTGIGLWPLLMRGEVVRLWAIGLGGALMLLGGMSPGLLKPVHGIWMQVGHTLGRINTSILLGLVFYVLITPMGILFRLIGKDVMRQALTKDSSTYRVSKKPRLQGHMKFQF, from the coding sequence ATGTCACAAGATCAATCGGCAACGAAGAAAGAGCTGCGCAGTTTTGGCCTGTTGGTTGGAGCGGTCTTCACTGGTATTGGGCTGTGGCCGTTATTGATGCGAGGAGAAGTGGTACGCCTCTGGGCGATTGGACTAGGCGGAGCGCTTATGCTGCTCGGAGGGATGTCCCCAGGGCTCTTAAAACCAGTACATGGCATATGGATGCAGGTGGGCCATACCCTTGGACGAATCAACACCAGTATTCTGCTCGGTCTTGTTTTTTACGTTCTCATCACTCCAATGGGAATTCTGTTCCGCCTTATAGGGAAAGACGTGATGAGACAGGCCTTGACCAAAGACTCTTCAACCTATCGTGTCTCAAAGAAACCAAGGCTACAAGGACATATGAAGTTTCAATTCTAA
- a CDS encoding aldo/keto reductase, with protein MILTELSKTGVTIPEIGIGTWEYHAGPLPLRRGLDSGALFIDTAESYGSESVVGEAVRGLRDRVFLATKVSPQNFRPSDLRRSVDASLQRLGTDYMDLLQLHDPNPTIPIADTMGAVAGLITAGKVRFAGVSNFSVRQLHAAQNALGRFPIVSNQVRYNLIDRTIETELLPYCRANHVTVIAYCPLARGLSRIHDCDPTGVIAELARETGKSSAQIVLNWCVCQTGVVAIPKGNSIEHILDNCGASDWRLSEEQRARLDARVHHRQRNRFDQLIRQWLPGPLQSLAIKTLNIMPRELRRRFR; from the coding sequence GTGATACTGACAGAACTCTCGAAAACCGGGGTCACTATCCCAGAAATTGGCATCGGCACCTGGGAATACCATGCGGGGCCGCTACCGCTACGAAGGGGATTGGACTCCGGAGCCCTATTCATCGACACGGCTGAGTCCTATGGGTCCGAGTCGGTGGTCGGTGAAGCCGTTCGAGGCTTGCGTGATCGAGTGTTTCTCGCTACGAAAGTCTCGCCCCAGAACTTTCGCCCCTCCGATCTGCGCCGGTCGGTCGATGCGAGTTTACAACGGCTCGGCACGGATTATATGGACTTGCTCCAGTTGCATGATCCCAATCCTACGATCCCAATTGCTGACACCATGGGAGCCGTTGCAGGCTTAATCACGGCAGGTAAGGTGCGATTCGCTGGGGTCAGTAACTTCTCAGTACGGCAACTTCACGCGGCGCAAAACGCTTTGGGACGGTTCCCAATCGTATCCAATCAGGTACGCTACAACCTGATCGATCGCACGATCGAGACGGAGTTGCTGCCGTACTGTCGAGCCAACCATGTGACGGTTATCGCCTATTGTCCGCTGGCCCGAGGTCTGTCGCGCATACATGATTGCGATCCTACGGGCGTGATTGCCGAGCTGGCTCGAGAAACAGGCAAATCTTCGGCCCAGATCGTCCTGAACTGGTGTGTCTGTCAGACGGGTGTCGTGGCAATTCCGAAAGGAAATTCGATCGAGCATATCCTGGACAATTGTGGCGCGTCGGATTGGCGATTGAGCGAGGAGCAGCGGGCTCGTCTCGACGCGAGGGTGCATCATCGGCAGCGCAACCGCTTTGATCAGTTGATCAGACAATGGCTTCCCGGTCCGTTGCAATCCCTCGCCATCAAGACTCTAAATATCATGCCGCGTGAATTACGCCGCAGATTTCGGTAA
- a CDS encoding SDR family oxidoreductase — translation MTNSLYSLQGKNILVTGGTRGIGRAISLHFARAGAMVVANYVRGQKAADSLLALAQQERLRLILCRGDLTIENGLHNLEQCVTGLGGGLHGLVHCAATGVHKPFDELTLRHYDWTFSLNVRSFFDLIKRLRARFLSEASIVAVSSHGASRVVPAYSIVGASKGALEALSRHLAVELAPRGIRVNVIVPGAVATEAWASMPDSQARLAELANRSPLGRLVTAEEVAQAAHFLCSDAARSIIGQTLIVDGGASLPV, via the coding sequence ATGACAAACTCACTATATTCCCTGCAAGGCAAAAACATTCTTGTCACAGGAGGCACCAGAGGAATTGGTCGGGCTATCTCGCTCCACTTCGCTCGAGCCGGCGCCATGGTCGTCGCCAACTATGTCCGCGGTCAAAAGGCTGCCGACTCGCTGCTTGCTTTAGCACAACAGGAACGGCTTCGGCTCATACTCTGCCGGGGAGATCTGACCATTGAGAACGGTCTACACAACCTCGAACAATGCGTAACGGGATTGGGAGGTGGGCTCCACGGTCTTGTGCATTGTGCCGCGACCGGCGTCCACAAACCGTTTGATGAATTGACCCTCCGGCATTACGATTGGACGTTTTCGCTCAATGTTCGCTCGTTCTTTGATCTGATCAAACGACTGCGTGCTCGGTTCTTATCGGAGGCGAGCATAGTGGCGGTGAGTTCGCATGGTGCGTCACGTGTCGTTCCCGCTTACTCGATCGTGGGCGCATCGAAAGGTGCGCTTGAGGCTCTCTCCAGACACCTTGCGGTTGAGTTGGCCCCCCGAGGGATTCGAGTCAATGTCATTGTACCCGGGGCTGTCGCAACGGAAGCATGGGCTTCCATGCCCGATTCCCAGGCCCGATTAGCGGAGTTGGCCAACCGATCACCCCTGGGGCGGCTGGTCACAGCGGAAGAAGTGGCACAAGCCGCCCATTTTCTTTGCTCCGATGCGGCCCGATCCATTATCGGCCAGACATTGATCGTGGACGGGGGCGCTTCCTTGCCGGTTTAG
- a CDS encoding DUF5989 family protein — protein MGEVIGELWTFMKERKKFWLLPIVLVLMLFSVLIVFTQGSALAPFVYTLF, from the coding sequence ATGGGCGAAGTAATTGGGGAATTGTGGACATTCATGAAGGAACGAAAGAAGTTTTGGTTGCTCCCCATCGTTCTTGTTCTGATGTTGTTTAGTGTATTGATCGTCTTCACACAAGGCTCAGCGCTGGCCCCGTTTGTCTATACGCTTTTCTAG
- a CDS encoding sugar transferase, which yields MSHTGTLTLGTIDTVKPHWVLLDEPLFKEAVTRERKRSNRSALGMALVLISLPSGGGTQAASMSSLITNALVVVASDLDTLGWFEESSVIGLIMPELNATDLPGISHRLENSCRCAIAQQGNAELAQRLPIIVRVYPNLTTSNEEDVPTLDPLLHPDLLSNRLTRSHSQSIKRGMDIAFSSILLTLLLPLFAFIAVLVKLSSPGPVFFKQLRVGHLLKPFTMYKFRSMYSSADQQAHQDYVSWFITASNHEQTEEKEKPVVFKLTNDSRVTSIGRFLRRTSLDELPQLWNVLIGDMSLVGPRPPIPYELQQYKPWHKGRLLEAKPGMTGLWQVVGRSRTTFDEMVRLDLQYARTMSLWCDIKILLATPAAMITGKGAC from the coding sequence ATGAGTCATACAGGGACACTCACACTTGGGACAATCGACACAGTGAAACCGCATTGGGTCCTACTCGATGAGCCACTTTTCAAGGAGGCGGTGACGCGAGAAAGAAAACGTTCCAATCGCTCAGCGCTTGGCATGGCGCTGGTGTTAATCAGTCTCCCCAGTGGGGGTGGTACACAAGCGGCATCCATGAGCAGCCTCATAACCAACGCCTTAGTGGTGGTTGCATCAGACTTGGATACTCTTGGCTGGTTTGAAGAATCGAGCGTTATCGGTTTGATTATGCCCGAACTCAATGCGACCGATCTGCCCGGCATTTCCCATCGACTTGAGAACTCCTGTCGATGTGCAATCGCGCAGCAGGGTAATGCGGAGCTTGCACAACGCCTACCTATCATCGTACGTGTATATCCCAATCTAACGACATCAAATGAGGAGGACGTGCCTACGCTGGATCCGCTGCTGCACCCCGACCTCTTATCGAATAGACTAACCCGCTCGCATTCTCAGTCGATCAAACGAGGTATGGATATTGCGTTTAGCTCCATACTGTTAACTCTCTTGTTACCCTTATTTGCCTTCATCGCCGTGCTCGTCAAACTTTCGTCGCCAGGACCGGTGTTTTTCAAGCAGCTTCGAGTGGGGCATCTCCTGAAACCCTTCACGATGTACAAGTTCCGAAGCATGTACTCAAGCGCGGATCAGCAGGCTCATCAGGACTATGTGAGCTGGTTCATCACCGCAAGTAACCACGAACAGACTGAAGAGAAAGAGAAACCGGTCGTCTTCAAGCTCACAAATGACTCCAGGGTCACTTCCATCGGCCGATTTCTTCGGAGAACCAGCCTTGATGAACTGCCGCAACTCTGGAATGTATTGATCGGTGACATGTCCTTAGTGGGACCGAGGCCCCCGATCCCATACGAGCTGCAACAATATAAGCCATGGCACAAAGGTCGCCTTTTAGAGGCCAAGCCAGGTATGACTGGCCTCTGGCAAGTGGTGGGTCGGAGCCGTACCACCTTCGATGAGATGGTACGCCTTGACTTACAGTATGCCAGGACCATGTCCCTGTGGTGCGACATCAAAATTCTGCTTGCGACACCAGCCGCCATGATTACAGGCAAAGGCGCCTGTTGA
- a CDS encoding 3-hydroxyacyl-ACP dehydratase FabZ family protein: protein MRFILVDTILELEPGKRITASKVLPASEELFRDHFPGFPVVPGVILTEMMAQAAGRCLDAEEAHPGRAMLGKINSATFREWVKPDQEIRLHATITQNRQSFATAECFAEVEGKQVCSAGLFFVFVPHEQFVVGHQDEILLTYWRTHPERRPKAR from the coding sequence ATGCGATTCATCCTTGTCGATACAATTCTTGAATTAGAGCCCGGTAAGCGGATCACTGCATCTAAGGTGCTCCCGGCATCCGAAGAGCTGTTTCGAGACCATTTCCCGGGTTTCCCAGTCGTTCCTGGCGTCATCCTGACCGAAATGATGGCCCAGGCAGCCGGACGGTGTCTCGATGCAGAGGAGGCACATCCTGGTCGGGCCATGCTGGGAAAGATCAATAGCGCAACCTTTCGCGAATGGGTGAAGCCGGATCAGGAAATACGTCTGCATGCCACAATCACGCAGAATCGCCAGAGTTTTGCGACTGCCGAGTGTTTTGCGGAGGTTGAAGGCAAGCAGGTCTGTTCCGCTGGGCTATTTTTTGTATTCGTCCCTCATGAGCAGTTTGTCGTGGGACACCAAGATGAGATCCTGTTGACCTATTGGAGGACTCATCCGGAGAGGCGGCCGAAGGCAAGATGA
- a CDS encoding SDR family NAD(P)-dependent oxidoreductase has product MNDHSPRVFEGKTIVVSGASSGIGRAIAVQLAQQGAGLVLIGRDRARLKETAQRARGPVCRIVQLDLTDVTAIMPAVKETVAAMGRLYGLCHAAGTVDTLPLSATSPEKLHAMMQVNFVAGMELARSVTRRDLLTEEGGSVLFIASIYGLVGKPGQIAYSGSKGAVTAGARAMATELARRNVRVNVLSPGMVRTEMTERALAGLSGHQVQALKDMHPLGIGSPDDVAHAATFLLSPQSKWITGANLVVDGGCSAQ; this is encoded by the coding sequence GTGAATGACCATTCACCCAGGGTATTCGAGGGTAAAACAATCGTTGTTTCTGGTGCTTCATCCGGCATTGGACGAGCCATCGCAGTCCAATTGGCTCAACAAGGAGCGGGATTGGTCTTAATCGGGCGTGATCGAGCCAGGCTCAAAGAAACTGCACAACGGGCGAGGGGGCCAGTGTGCCGGATTGTGCAGTTGGATTTGACCGACGTGACTGCAATCATGCCGGCGGTCAAAGAAACCGTCGCCGCCATGGGGCGACTATACGGGCTCTGCCACGCGGCAGGCACGGTCGATACTCTTCCTTTGAGCGCCACGAGTCCCGAGAAGCTTCACGCCATGATGCAGGTGAATTTTGTGGCTGGGATGGAATTGGCTCGATCAGTCACTCGACGAGATCTTCTCACGGAGGAGGGGGGCTCGGTTCTGTTTATTGCTTCCATCTATGGGCTCGTCGGCAAACCGGGTCAAATTGCCTATAGCGGAAGCAAAGGTGCCGTGACGGCTGGAGCCCGAGCGATGGCAACTGAGTTGGCGAGGAGAAATGTCCGTGTCAATGTGCTCTCGCCCGGTATGGTTCGAACGGAAATGACTGAGCGAGCCCTGGCCGGGCTTTCTGGCCACCAGGTACAAGCGCTCAAAGACATGCACCCTCTGGGAATTGGGAGCCCTGATGATGTCGCGCATGCGGCCACGTTCCTGCTCTCTCCTCAGAGCAAGTGGATTACTGGGGCCAACCTCGTTGTGGACGGAGGTTGTTCTGCGCAGTAA
- a CDS encoding acyl carrier protein: protein MTQTEAVTWIAQVFEIAPDQLTPDTHRDNVPAWDSLGILTLMASLDSDFGIVLTDEDIQTVKTVGDILDVMRRHGTLTSTPS from the coding sequence ATGACACAGACTGAGGCCGTCACTTGGATTGCACAGGTGTTCGAGATAGCTCCTGACCAATTGACTCCGGATACCCATCGAGACAACGTGCCGGCATGGGATTCGCTCGGCATATTGACGTTGATGGCCAGCCTGGATAGTGACTTCGGTATCGTCCTGACGGACGAGGATATCCAGACAGTCAAAACGGTCGGCGATATCTTGGATGTCATGCGCCGACACGGTACGCTCACCTCGACTCCTTCCTAA
- a CDS encoding YdcF family protein — MSGTIKSWIVAVLLAVVVFVFTIHDFLAMNDPVQANILVVEGWIWESAAMKDAAKEFNSGGYDLVVTVGTLPRWQADEPLEENAAAHAADQLRKFGVNEQVIQILTVPNIDRHRTYTSALAVKRWLLDSHIHVVGINVFTLGAHARKSLVLFKRAFGENTPIGVIAGIEDSYDPEQWWLSVKGIYIVLRKTIGYLYAEWWPLPDDLLASTGQVAWLGRNSYGSC; from the coding sequence ATGAGTGGAACGATCAAGAGTTGGATCGTCGCTGTTCTCCTGGCCGTAGTTGTGTTTGTCTTCACCATACACGATTTCCTTGCGATGAATGATCCCGTCCAAGCCAATATCCTGGTCGTAGAAGGGTGGATTTGGGAATCTGCTGCAATGAAGGACGCGGCCAAGGAATTCAATAGCGGCGGGTATGACCTTGTCGTCACGGTTGGCACCCTCCCTAGGTGGCAAGCGGATGAACCATTGGAGGAGAACGCTGCTGCGCACGCTGCCGACCAACTGAGAAAGTTTGGCGTAAATGAGCAAGTCATTCAAATTCTTACCGTTCCCAATATTGACAGGCATCGCACCTATACATCCGCGTTGGCAGTCAAACGTTGGCTGCTCGACTCACACATCCATGTTGTGGGGATCAATGTGTTTACCCTCGGGGCACACGCACGAAAGAGTCTGGTGTTATTCAAGCGAGCGTTCGGTGAAAACACTCCGATCGGTGTCATTGCCGGCATCGAAGACAGTTACGATCCTGAACAATGGTGGTTGTCAGTGAAGGGTATTTACATCGTTCTGCGCAAAACGATTGGGTATCTCTATGCTGAATGGTGGCCTCTGCCGGATGATCTCCTTGCATCAACTGGTCAAGTAGCTTGGCTTGGAAGGAACTCATATGGCAGTTGTTAA
- a CDS encoding fibronectin type III domain-containing protein yields MKIFRKRLLVVHHAHWNPIFVIGRSATVLISLLFLAVVGCAGSDEQEQTMNTTHAGMAVSLAWDSVKDSSVVGYYIHYGKRSPNQPGSCAYDHKLFMATSHGTVPNLDPGLTYYFAVSAFNGLDSSCSNEVFTRTAQIDCCPS; encoded by the coding sequence ATGAAGATATTTCGCAAACGACTTCTTGTTGTGCATCATGCACACTGGAATCCCATATTCGTCATCGGCAGAAGCGCTACGGTACTCATCAGTTTGCTCTTCCTGGCTGTGGTCGGGTGCGCGGGGAGTGACGAGCAGGAGCAGACTATGAATACCACCCATGCAGGAATGGCTGTCAGCTTGGCATGGGATTCAGTCAAAGATTCAAGCGTGGTTGGCTACTACATTCATTATGGGAAACGCTCTCCCAATCAGCCAGGCTCGTGCGCGTATGATCACAAGCTATTTATGGCCACCAGCCACGGGACTGTGCCTAATCTAGATCCGGGATTGACCTACTACTTTGCAGTGAGCGCCTTTAATGGACTCGACAGCAGCTGCTCAAATGAGGTCTTCACCCGTACCGCGCAGATCGATTGTTGTCCATCTTGA